TCAGGTGGTGACATAGAGATAGGTTTTGATGCCGATTAATGGGCAAATGGCATCTCAATCAGCAGATACATTTAGTAAACAACCAAATTAATAtttgattggttttttttttttaagtgtcaATAGTTGGCTTTCTGTTGTGTCTACTTATTGCACCAATTCACTTAATTCTGGACTTTGCTTTTAGGCTCTTTTATTGATCCTAGACAGCCCACTTAATAAGGCAGGAAAGGTTCGTGCTGTCTATGTGAGGACTAAAAAGGGTGTGCTCTTTGAAGTCAAGCCTCATGGCCGTATCCCCAGGACATATAAGTGCTTCGCAGGCATAATGTGTACGTACATATTGTTTTTACCTAATAGCATGTTGACTATATTGCATACCCTCAAAGGACCACGTCAACTTTGACAACGAACAAGATGGAGGCAGCAGCGTGGTTCATTGACATGGTGTAGGGCCTCGACCTCTTGGCCGACGTGGGTGCAGATGCAAAGGGCCCTGGAGGAGTTGGACAAGAGGCGGCAACACTGGAGATCAAAGAAGAAATGGGCAAAGATGGAGGTAGAGATGGAGGCGACGTGTCGAAGGCGACAACGGCAATGGCAAGTCTAAGATCAGGCTCGAGATTAAggtcaaagaaaggaaaatggggcagtaaaggagagagagaaagaggaagaccatggagaaagagaagagagatgcGAGAcaaaaagggagggagagatcaTGACTGATGGGTGAACTGACATACAACACATGTCCTAAGGTGAATggactagtttttttttttttttgatttaaacttggagttgtacctaatattttctcgtctTGCCTAGACACTGCTAAGTTGGCATAACATGTCAACATAAAAACACTTGACGTGGCACTTAATTAATGAAGGTGCTAGTTGAACCGAATTTAAAGAACTTAGATACCCAATTTAACAAATGAAAAGCTCATatacttgattaaaaaattggTAAATATTCAGGTATTTTTTATCTTGCCACCTTCAAATTTGTAGACTAACTCTAATATACAAAGTAAAGATCTAATATCACCTTaaccaccatttttttttcatccacTCACACTGAATTGAATACGTTAAGACTGATTAATccaaaaaattatccaaaaaagcACAAACCTATTGTACACtagccaattcagttctaaggGGAGAAGTatactatcagtgccataagttgtgtacggcactcactttggtaccaaaagtttccatcggatcacttaagtgccaaatcggagaaaaaacgatcaatttggtgccaccggcgagagatTCCAGCCAGACTAattacgtgacttttatattttaaaaaaaaattctggttgctttaaaatgatgtcgttttttgtcctccttaagaaaacatAGAACGGCAAAGCGACGTTGTTtaactcatttggggatttttttatttttatttggagattgaaattagggtttttccgACCTAGCTCGCTCGGCCGTCGTCGCTCAGCCTCCGCCGTCACTTGGCACTATTTGGATGCCCTCGACTGCACACGAGGGAGCACCAGCCCCAACCGCCATAGCCTAGGTATTGGAAGACGCAGGCCAGGCACCCATCAGGGAGatcggagatggagagggagacatcaATGGCGACGCACTCGTTGGCAGCCTCCCCGAGAACCGGCCAGATCACGGCCTTTGACTTGGCCACCtagggtcggggtcggggtcggggtcgaagccgtggccatCAAGTGGCCATcatcggggtcgaggtcggggtcagAGCCgaggccgccgagtggccatcattGGGGTCAAGGTTGGAGCCATGGCCgctgagtggccatcgtcggggttggggtcgggtTCGGGTCAGAGCCGCAGCCGTTGAGCGCGGGGGCTATCGAGGACGGCGACTAGtcggagatttagggttttgaattggaggagacaccaaacggtgtcgttttggtgttaggatgttAACTGTACTCTCCGGCGAGCAATATCAgcttcgaaaattaattaaaaagtgaCACGTTGGATTTTCGGCCAACtagatcggagttggcactaaaataatcgtttttcaaactttttggcagttaagtgatccgacagaaattTTTGataccaaagtgagcgttgtaCATAACTTATGATACTAATAGTATACTTATCCCCAtattaattataccaatttagtcacaagccttttgaaaatttgttaattaagtcttaaatattttgataatttgtcaatttaatcctaaattttggAGCAATTTGACTTTATGTGGTATGACCAATACtaataaagataattttttaaaattttatgaattttttttttctttttcctccattGGCTATCGTCAAGCCTCATTGATGGTTGGTGGAAGTCGCCTACCTCATGCAAGGGTGGCCCTCACCGACCTAGGTGCGAGCATCCCTCAGTGAAGAATGAGGGTGTCTCTCGCCTGAAGCCAacagaaggaaaagggaaaatgaagaaaaggaaataaaaaatacaaaaattatcaaCGTTAGTGATTTTTGACCATAATGAatcggaatgactaaattgggaaattactaaaaaagtttaaaactaaattaacaaatcattaaaatttagaactaaattagtacatttcAAAAGTAATctcacaataatttttttatgataatctCCCACGATTTGTCAATATACTATTACATTATGTGAGGAATACTCTGGAGTTAACATCCAAAGCCAATATCCTTGATATACATCTGCTCcaaataaaatcatattttatacgatgaattatatatatattggtagaTCATCATctatgagaaaaagaaaaaaaattccctctttggccaaaattgaattcccaagttttgcaaaaaatagAAAGACGTGCCTATTAATAATAGGCTATTATGAACTTCACTAATatacccctctctctctctctctctctctcttaaaaccgccttcctctttcctcttcttctcccttcctTTCCTTGACCACGTCGTCGTCCTCCTCTCCTCCGCGTCGCAAAATCCGAACCCTAGGCCGCGCAGCGAACCGCCGGAATCCATCGCCCGCGGAGGTCGCCGTACATGCTTATTTATcgcgccgccgccccgccgagCGTATTCTCCTTCGATCGGGCCCTATGAGCCCCGCGCGATCGAAGCCGATCGCGATCCGGGCCGTCTTCTACGCCAACCTCGAGTCCGAGTTCGCGCTGATCCGGTCCGTCGTCGACCGGTTCCCGATCATCTCCATGGACACCGAGTTCCCCGGCACCGTGATCCGCCCCGGCCCCgccggcgggggcggcggcggccgagcGCTGCCGCCGCCGGAGAGCAACTACGGCCTCCTCAAGGCGAACGTCGACCGGATGCACATGATCCAGATCGGGCTCACGCTGTCGGACGGCGAGGGCAACCTCCCCGACTTCGGCACCAAGTGCGCGTACATCTGGGAGTTCAATTTTAGGGATTTCGACGCGGCGCGCGACGTGCAGAACCCGGACTCGGTGGCGTTGCTCCGGAAGCAGGGGATCGATTTCGAGATGAACAGGCAGAAGGGCGCCGACTCGGCCCGGTTCGGCGAGCTGCTGATGTCGTCGGGGCTCGTCTGCAACGATGAGGTGAGTTGGGTCACCTTCCACTGCGCGTACGATTTCGGTTATCTGGTCAAGACGTTGACGCAGCGAGACTTGCCGGACAGATTGGAGGATTTCTTGAAGCTGGTTAGGATGTATTTCGGGCCTAAGGTGTTTGATGTTAAGCATCTGATTAGGTTTTGCGAGAATTTGTATGGAGGGTTGGATAGGGTGTGTAAAGCGCTTGGGGTGGAGAGGATTGTAGGGCAGTCGCACCAGGCCGGGTCAGATAGCTTGTTGACTCTGCACGCTTTTCATAAGATTAGAAAAGTTCACTTTAGTGATGTCGCTCGGCTTGAGAAGTATGCAAATGTTTTGCATGGTCTGGATGTATCTTCTAAATCTTGAGTAGTACATGTTTTGATGTTTCTTTACGTTTCTATGTCTACACATCTGGGTTCTATAAAATGGTAGATCATTTCGTTTAGTTGAAATCTTTCTTCGTTTACTTGCTGTGTAGATGCTGCTTACAGATATAACTGATACTGTCCTCTATCTGCTAGTATTCGTGTTTAGACTTCCCACGTTTGCTGAGGTTGCTGGAAGTATGGGGAGTTCATACCTTCTTGCGCATtcaatttgtaaaaatttttaaatgtgGCCGAAATACATTAAGAATAAACGTTCCTGTCTCTTTAACGCGTTTCAATAGATTATAAGATTCCTGCTATACTGCAGCGTGGAAAGATACCTGCATATGCTTTTAAAAGTTCATCAAACACAGTGGCAGAAACGACTGGCATAAAGCACTATTAAATATTAATGGAAATCCCATATCAAGCTATATAGTGTGAGAGAA
The window above is part of the Eucalyptus grandis isolate ANBG69807.140 chromosome 6, ASM1654582v1, whole genome shotgun sequence genome. Proteins encoded here:
- the LOC120294463 gene encoding uncharacterized protein LOC120294463, producing the protein MARPFRVNWGNKKRKEKYDELPIICLSYFPPSPSVLSITYLILNSDDHTNFLKRNGRNPADYRPDIVHQALLLILDSPLNKAGKVRAVYVRTKKGVLFEVKPHGRIPRTYKCFAGIMYAKGPGGVGQEAATLEIKEEMGKDGGRDGGDVSKATTAMLSDPTEIFDTKVSVVHNL
- the LOC104447225 gene encoding probable CCR4-associated factor 1 homolog 11; protein product: MSPARSKPIAIRAVFYANLESEFALIRSVVDRFPIISMDTEFPGTVIRPGPAGGGGGGRALPPPESNYGLLKANVDRMHMIQIGLTLSDGEGNLPDFGTKCAYIWEFNFRDFDAARDVQNPDSVALLRKQGIDFEMNRQKGADSARFGELLMSSGLVCNDEVSWVTFHCAYDFGYLVKTLTQRDLPDRLEDFLKLVRMYFGPKVFDVKHLIRFCENLYGGLDRVCKALGVERIVGQSHQAGSDSLLTLHAFHKIRKVHFSDVARLEKYANVLHGLDVSSKS